A stretch of the Medicago truncatula cultivar Jemalong A17 chromosome 5, MtrunA17r5.0-ANR, whole genome shotgun sequence genome encodes the following:
- the LOC11417604 gene encoding protein GDAP2 homolog yields the protein MYSPVAASSATSQDVLPNDNGDFVVTLDQVPRWIDAEHILENDNGDSPLSSPYFPDPLAFQSGTGNGAGGSVSRFPVDHEINSRLYLWRGDPWNLEVDAVVNSTNEALDEAHSSPGLHAAAGPGLAEECATLGGCRTGMAKVSNAYDLPARKVIHTVGPKYAVKYHTAAENALSHCYRSCLELLIENGLRSIAMGCIYTDAKNYPREPAAHVAIRTVRRFLEKQKDNVTAVVFCTTNTIDTEIYKRLLPLYFPRDKHEEEVALTKLPADVGDENGETTIDERKIRIKPLPKKKVSKPPREPVDLPVSDVGLVRRTSSYLDSFLDPAFMSLIKDPDERRLEQWEKTVQAQRSWTFANLLGFGDLGGPSLSAAEEYSLHSRYLSKAKSLNLSEIADMKIVYRGGVDSEGRPVMVVVGAHFLLRCLDLERFVHYVVKEFEPIIQKPYTIVYFHSAASLQVQPDLGWMKRLQQILGRKHQHNLHAIYILHPTLGLKVAVLALQMLVDSVVWKKVVYADRLLQLFRYVPREQLTIPDFVFQHDLEVNGGKGLIVDPRTKYVYHRP from the exons ATGTACAGCCCTGTGGCTGCTTCGTCAGCCACATCTCAAGATGTATTACCTAATGACAACGGGGACTTTGTTGTTACATTAGATCAAGTTCCAAGGTGGATTGATGCCGAGCATATATTGGAGAATGACAATGGAGATTCACCGCTTTCTAGTCCATACTTCCCTGATCCTTTGGCGTTCCAATCGGGAACTGGGAATGGTGCAGGTGGTTCGGTGTCTAGGTTTCCTGTTGACCATGAAATAAATTCACGGTTATATCTGTGGAGAGGGGATCCTTGGAACCTTGAGGTGGATGCCGTGGTGAATTCAACAAATGAG GCCTTGGATGAAGCACACAGCAGCCCGGGGTTGCATGCTGCAGCCGGACCTGGTCTTGCTGAAGAATGTGCAACTTTG GGTGGATGTCGAACAGGGATGGCTAAAGTTTCCAATGCCTATGACCTTCCTGCAAG GAAAGTTATCCATACAGTTGGTCCGAAGTATGCTGTGAAGTATCACACTGCTGCAGAGAATGCTTTAAGTCATTGCTATCGTTCTTGCCTCGAGCTTCTAATTGAAAATGGGCTTCGAAG CATTGCTATGGGCTGTATTTATACAGATGCAAAGAACTATCCCCGTGAACCAGCTGCACATGTAGCTATAA GAACTGTGCGGCGGTTTCTTGAGAAGCAGAAAGACAATGTAACAGCTGTTGTCTTTTGCACTACCAACACAATTGATACCGAGATATATAAAAG GTTACTTCCACTTTATTTTCCCCGGGATAAACATGAGGAGGAGGTGGCTTTGACAAAGCTTCCTGCAGATGTTGGGGATGAAAATGGTGAGACTACCATAGATGAGcgtaaaattagaataaagcCTTTGCCTAAAAAGAAGGTTTCGAAACCTCCTAGAGAACCAGTGGATCTTCCTGTTAGTGATGTTGGCTTGGTACGCAG GACTTCATCATATTTAGATTCATTTCTGGATCCTGCCTTCATGTCTTTGATTAAAGACCCTGATGAAAGACGTCTGGAGCAGTGGGAGAAAACTGTTCAAGCACAACGAAGCTGGACTTTTGCTAACTTGCTTGGATTTGGTGACCTAGGTGGACCTTCATTGTCTGCCGCTGAAGAATATTCTCTGCACTCTAGATATCTTTCTAAAGCAAAATCCTTAAATCTATCTGAAATTGCAGATATGAAGATTGT CTATCGTGGAGGGGTGGACAGTGAGGGGCGTCCTGTCATGGTTGTTGTGGGGGCTCATTTTTTGCTCAGATGTCTTGATCTGGAACGTTTTGTGCATTACGTGGTGAAG GAGTTCGAGCCAATAATACAGAAGCCTTATACTATTGTATACTTTCATTCTGCCGCATCTCTGCAAGT GCAACCAGACTTAGGTTGGATGAAAAGGTTACAACAAATACTTGGACGGAAGCACCAGCATAATCTGCAT GCAATATATATCCTTCACCCAACTTTAGGACTAAAAGTTGCAGTATTGGCTCTACAGATGCTGGTAGACAGTGTG GTTTGGAAGAAAGTGGTATATGCTGATAGACTTCTGCAGCTCTTCAGATATGTACCGCGTGAGCAGTTGACCATCCCAGATTTTGTTTTTCA gcatgacttAGAAGTGAATGGAGGAAAGGGTCTTATTGTGGATCCCagaacaaaatatgtttatcATAGACCTTGA
- the LOC112422064 gene encoding uncharacterized protein, translated as MSSFETSKPSLWLIDSGATNNLTCDREVFTELDKSYSSVIRVANGAEITSEGIGTIVFKNHSGSKLVLNVLYVPQISENLLSVPQLLKNGYKVLFEHESCMINDQNNEEVFKIQMKKNRFYLELTKNLKDDEDERDLKKTHVKAENEGANEKVPFFLTKVKNHRTAKINAMVNTLNPS; from the coding sequence ATGTCAAGTTTTGAAACCAGTAAACCCTCACTTTGGCTTATTGATAGTGGTGcaacaaataatttaacttGTGATCGAGAAGTTTTTACCGAACTCGACAAATCTTATTCTTCTGTGATTAGAGTTGCGAATGGAGCAGAAATTACATCAGAAGGCATTGGAACAATAGTATTTAAGAATCATTCAGGTTCCAAACTAGTTTTGAATGTTTTATATGTTCCTCAAATTtccgaaaatcttttaagtgttCCTCAATTGTTGAAGAATGGTTAcaaagtgttatttgaacatgaAAGTTGTATGATTAATGACCAAAACAACGAAGAGGTGTTCAAAATTCAGATGAAAAAGAACAGATTTTATTTAGAGTTGACGAAGAATCtaaaagatgatgaagatgaacgTGATTTGAAGAAAACTCATGTTAAAGCAGAGAATGAAGGTGCAAATGAAAAAGTGCCTTTCTTTTTAACGAAGGTGAAGAACCACCGAACTGCCAAAATAAATGCGATGGTTAATACCTTGAACCCTAGCTAG
- the LOC11417391 gene encoding uncharacterized protein has product MGSSSLPSFIQISTFCEKLSTPQKKVQLGITKNDTKFSCSLSSHHSYNILQKSVPLAASIAILLWSTPAHAGFMSGISGLESVPGPELPQIDFLKRFNEENQKKYAENDARFKETPLVKKLLEQSKLNKEKNSKEIENKYCLRGAEWGVGDCSAEGMTPEARDKFIAMLKEKVGEK; this is encoded by the exons atgggTTCCTCTTCATTACCATCTTTCATTCAGATTTCCACCTTCTGTGAAAAACTCAGCACCCCTCAAAAGAAGGTTCAGTTAGGAATAACAAAAAATGACACAAAGTTTTCTTGCTCCTTATCTTCTCATCATTCTTACaatattcttcaaaaatcaGTTCCTTTAGCTGCTTCCATTGCAATTCTTCTCTGGTCAACTCCAG CACATGCTGGATTCATGTCAGGAATCTCAGGACTAGAGTCTGTACCTGGTCCTGAGCTGCCTCAGATTGATTTCCTCAAACGTTTTAATG AAGAAAACCAGAAGAAATATGCTGAAAATGATGCAAGATTTAAAGAGACTCCCCTGGTGAAGAAACTGCTTGAGCAATCTAAGTTAAATAAAGAGAA GAATAGTAAAGAAATTGAGAACAAGTACTGCTTACGAGGGGCGGAATGGGGAGTTGGTGATTGTTCAGCAGAGGGAATGACTCCAGAAGCAAGGGACAAATTCATAGCAATGTTGAAGGAGAAGGTTGGAGAAAAGTAA
- the LOC25494654 gene encoding F-box/kelch-repeat protein At3g06240 — MIQTTSQKKKKGEEVSNSNGIGSYIPHDIHFSILSKLPVKSIKRFSCNKLKLNFPHPFNTPELDTIDILGSVNGILCVIGYIRNIGTSTILLNPATEEVKVLPVSRGELLSEITTELVFHGFGYDNVRDDYKIIQYVDVVEGKDPFWEIYSLKTDSWRKIRIDMPVRCGVYANRDVYLNGVCHWLGQVEGNDEKFNMVMVSFHLGNEVCFVTPLPFLEDMEYGFEDVKLQVFNGSVAVIFNHIETKSFHISILGEKIGVKESWVRLFDIGPFSCIMDPIIVWKKGNILVRKEDDQLACFDLTTGMIEEIGVKAEQFCQVVVYKKSELPFGVIDLCCPCGKAVRHGHPNNCLYSRLIAFIAFL, encoded by the exons ATGATTCAAACAACAAGTCAGAAGAAAAAGAAGGGAGAGGAGGTTAGTAATAGTAATGGTATTGGTAGCTATATTCCTCATGACATTCATTTCTCCATTCTCTCTAAACTTCCTGTTAAATCTATTAAACGCTTCTCTTGT AATAAACTCAAATTGAATTTTCCACATCCATTTAACACTCCAGAACTTGATACCATTGATATTTTAGGTTCTGTTAATGGCATTCTTTGTGTCATTGGTTACATTAGAAACATTGGTACCAGTACTATACTGCTGAATCCGGCTACTGAGGAAGTTAAGGTTCTTCCTGTTAGCCGCGGTGAGCTTCTTTCTGAGATTACAACTGAATTGGTTTTTCATGGATTTGGCTATGACAATGTTAGAGATGattataaaatcatccaatATGTGGATGTTGTGGAGGGTAAGGACCCTTTTTGGGAGATATATAGTCTAAAAACTGATTCATGGAGAAAAATTCGTATTGATATGCCAGTCCGTTGTGGAGTGTATGCAAATAGGGATGTGTACTTGAATGGGGTCTGTCATTGGCTAGGGCAAGTAGAAGGTAACGATGAGAAGTTCAATATGGTGATGGTGTCATTTCACTTGGGCAATGAGGTGTGCTTTGTTACACCTTTACCCTTTTTAGAAGATATGGAATATGGTTTTGAGGATGTTAAGCTGCAGGTGTTCAATGGGTCAGTTGCTGTGATATTTAATCACATAGAGACAAAGTCTTTTCACATATCAATCTTGGGTGAAAAAATTGGTGTCAAGGAATCATGGGTTAGACTATTCGACATTGGACCTTTCTCTTGTATTATGGATCCTATCATAGTATGGAAGAAGGGAAATATACTTGTTAGGAAAGAAGATGATCAACTAGCTTGTTTTGATTTAACTACCGGGATGATTGAGGAGATTGGTGTTAAAGCAGAACAATTTTGTCAAGTGGTAGTTTACAAGAAAAGCGAACTTCCTTTTGGAGTTATAGACCTCTGTTGTCCATGCGGAAAAGCGGTGCGGCACGGCCATCCCAATAATTGCTTATATAGCCGATTAATTGCTTTTATAGCCTTTTTGTGA
- the LOC11417390 gene encoding acidic endochitinase, translated as MAKLAISVSFFSLILLALAYSSNAGSIAIYWGQNGNEGTLAQTCATGNFEYVILAFLPTFGNGQKPMINLAGHCDPYSNTCTKLTSDIKSCQAKGIKVLLSIGGAAGGYSLVSSQDAKQVATYLWNNFLGGQSPSRPLGPAVLDGIDFDIEGGTNLYWDDLARYLKGYSKKLYLSAAPQCPFPDAWIGKALKTGLFDCVWVQFYNNPPCQYSGGAISNLEDAWKQWISDIPAKKIFLGLPASPQAAGSGFISATDLTSKVLPAIKDSSKYGGVMLWSRYYDDQSGYSSSIKNHV; from the coding sequence ATGGCTAAATTAGCAATTTCAGTTTCATTCTTCTCTTTGATACTATTAGCATTAGCATATAGTTCTAATGCTGGTAGCATAGCAATCTACTGGGGACAAAATGGAAATGAAGGCACCCTTGCACAAACATGTGCCACAGGGAACTTTGAATATGTTATCTTAGCCTTTCTACCAACATTTGGAAATGGACAAAAACCAATGATAAATCTAGCAGGACATTGTGATCCATACAGTAACACTTGCACAAAGTTAACCTCTGACATTAAATCCTGCCAAGCAAAAGGCATCAAGGTGTTGTTATCGATAGGAGGAGCTGCCGGTGGTTACTCACTCGTATCCTCTCAGGACGCGAAACAAGTAGCAACTTATCTTTGGAACAATTTCTTGGGAGGACAATCTCCGTCTCGTCCTCTCGGTCCTGCTGTTCTCGATGGCATCGATTTCGACATCGAAGGAGGAACAAACCTTTATTGGGATGATCTTGCTAGGTACCTTAAAGGATACAGCAAAAAATTGTACTTGTCAGCAGCTCCTCAATGCCCTTTTCCTGATGCTTGGATAGGAAAAGCCCTAAAAACAGGTCTTTTCGATTGTGTTTGGGTTCAATTCTACAATAACCCTCCTTGTCAATACAGTGGAGGTGCAATTAGCAATCTTGAAGATGCATGGAAGCAATGGATATCTGATATTCCAGCCAAGAAAATCTTCTTGGGATTGCCAGCTTCCCCTCAGGCTGCAGGAAGTGGCTTTATATCTGCCACTGATCTTACTTCAAAAGTGCTTCCAGCAATTAAAGATTCTTCCAAATATGGTGGTGTTATGCTTTGGTCTAGGTACTATGATGATCAGAGTGGTTATAGTTCCTCCATCAAAAACCATGTCTAA
- the LOC112421779 gene encoding uncharacterized protein gives MAGAMQPMNFSDFKCEIPELRGENYKVWKERILLHLGWMDIDYAIRKDEPPAVTEASLQEDVDLYEMWERSNRLSVMFIKTNISASIRGCVDQHDNVRALLKAIDEQFKTSDKALASTLIMKFSSMKLITVKGVREHIMQMRDLAAQLKTLEVDMSDSFLVHYILNTLPPEYGPFKISYNTHKDKWSINELLTMCVQEEGRLTMEKSESVFVATERKNMNQAKHKGKGKIPPQGGIKKESKCFFCKKKGHMKKDCPKFQKWLENKGYDKPKETTSK, from the exons ATGGCTGGAG CTATGCAGCCTATGaatttttctgattttaagtgTGAAATTCCCGAACTAAGGGGTGAAAACTATAAGGTGTGGAAGGAGAGAATTCTTCTTCACTTAGGGTGGATGgatattgattatgctattcgGAAAGACGAACCACCTGCAGTTACCGAAGCTAGCCTTCAGGAAGATGTTGATCTTTATGAAATGTGGGAACGGTCTAACCGTCTCAGTGTGATGTTCATAAAGACCAACATCTCTGCTAGTATTCGTGGTTGTGTCGATCAGCATGATAATGTGCGAGCATTGCTTAAGGCTATTGATGAACAATTCAAAACATCAGATAAAGCACTTGCGAGCACCCTTATAATGAAGTTTTCATCCATGAAGCTTATCACCGTGAAAGGTGTGCGTGAGCACATCATGCAAATGAGGGACTTAGCAGCACAGCTAAAGACTCTTGAGGTTGATATGTCTGATTCTTTTCTTGTGCACTACATTCTGAACACTCTTCCACCTGAATATGGACCTTTCAAGATTTCTTATAACACACATAAGGACAAATGGTCAATTAATGAACTCCTGACCATGTGTGTTCAAGAAGAAGGAAGGTTGACTATGGAAAAAAGTGAGAGTGTTTTTGTTGCAACTGAAAGAAAGAATATGAATCAAGCGAAACATAAGGGGAAAGGCAAAATACCACCTCAAGGTGGAATTAAGAAAGAATCCAAGTGtttcttttgtaaaaagaaGGGACACATGAAGAAGGATTGCCCCAAGTTTCAGAAATGGCTTGAAAACAAAG GGTATGACAAGCCTAAGGAAACCACTTCCAAGTGA